A genome region from Thermococcus onnurineus NA1 includes the following:
- the fdhF gene encoding formate dehydrogenase subunit alpha, giving the protein MSERLVPVVCPYCGVGCRLYIRSVDGYPVGIEYAKDIPNISNELGKLCPKGNAVVEYLLAKDRLKRPLKAKEQGKFVEISWSEAIKEVAERLKAYAKDDPNQLMFFGSARTFNEPNYLVQKLARMLGTNNVDHCARLCHAPTVTGLKAVFGAGAMTNTYKDIEEANVIFIIGHNYAETHPVGFRYVLKAKERGAKVIVADPRFTRTAWFADIFLQHYPGSDIALINGLIHVIIKERLYDEKFVRERCVGFDEVVAAVEKFTPEFVEKVTGVPAELIIEAARTFATAGKGVITWAMGLTQHTHGTENVKLLGTLAAICGYQGKEGAGCSPMRGQNNVQGACDMAALPNVFPGYQAVTDPEKRKFFEEFWGVELSGEVGLTTVEAAYAADKGKVKAYYVMGENPVISEANANHVMHTLEKLEFMVVQDIVPTPTMEYADIVLPAAAMLENEGSLTNTERRVQWSFQAVKPPGEARPDWWILSEVGKAIGFDKTGSGGFVYNDAADVLREINACTPQYRGITPERLKENLAGLHWPCPSEDHPGTRVLYKEKFLTPSGKANLAAVPEYKGPVEMPDEEYPFLLTTHRYVGMYHTATMTMRSCALKKRWPEPLAEIHPDDAVKLGIKSGDWVKVVTRRGAYPIKAKVTRAVKKGVIAVPWHWGANVLTNDALDPVAKIPETKACACNVAKITEEEARKLMEKLPPLIPKIEVVRG; this is encoded by the coding sequence ATGAGTGAAAGGCTCGTCCCCGTGGTCTGCCCCTACTGTGGTGTAGGGTGCAGGCTATACATCAGGAGTGTTGATGGCTATCCCGTAGGCATAGAATACGCCAAGGACATCCCCAACATCTCAAACGAACTCGGAAAGCTCTGCCCTAAAGGCAACGCCGTCGTTGAGTACCTCCTCGCAAAGGACAGGCTCAAGAGACCCCTCAAGGCCAAGGAACAGGGCAAGTTCGTTGAGATAAGCTGGAGCGAGGCAATAAAGGAGGTTGCCGAGAGGCTCAAGGCTTATGCCAAGGACGACCCGAACCAGCTCATGTTCTTCGGCTCTGCGAGAACATTCAACGAGCCCAACTACCTCGTCCAGAAGCTGGCCAGGATGCTCGGCACCAACAACGTTGATCACTGTGCAAGGCTCTGTCATGCACCGACCGTCACGGGTCTCAAGGCTGTTTTCGGTGCCGGCGCAATGACCAACACCTACAAGGACATTGAAGAGGCAAACGTCATCTTCATTATCGGCCACAACTACGCTGAGACCCACCCGGTTGGCTTCCGCTACGTCCTTAAGGCCAAGGAGAGGGGCGCTAAGGTCATAGTCGCTGACCCGAGGTTCACCAGGACGGCCTGGTTCGCCGACATATTCCTACAGCACTACCCGGGAAGCGACATTGCGCTGATAAACGGTCTCATCCACGTCATCATCAAGGAGCGGCTCTACGACGAGAAGTTCGTGAGGGAGAGATGCGTTGGCTTCGATGAAGTTGTGGCAGCCGTCGAGAAGTTCACACCCGAGTTCGTCGAGAAGGTAACCGGTGTCCCGGCGGAACTCATCATTGAAGCTGCAAGAACCTTCGCGACCGCAGGAAAGGGTGTCATAACCTGGGCCATGGGTCTAACCCAGCACACCCACGGAACTGAAAACGTCAAGCTCCTTGGAACGCTCGCGGCCATTTGCGGTTATCAGGGCAAAGAAGGTGCCGGCTGTTCCCCAATGCGCGGTCAGAACAACGTTCAGGGAGCATGTGACATGGCAGCCCTGCCGAACGTCTTCCCAGGCTATCAGGCCGTCACTGATCCTGAAAAGAGGAAGTTCTTTGAGGAGTTCTGGGGTGTTGAGCTGAGCGGCGAAGTTGGACTGACAACTGTGGAGGCTGCCTACGCGGCCGACAAGGGCAAGGTAAAGGCCTACTATGTCATGGGTGAGAACCCAGTCATAAGCGAGGCCAACGCCAACCACGTGATGCACACCCTCGAGAAGCTCGAGTTCATGGTCGTCCAGGATATCGTCCCGACCCCAACTATGGAGTATGCAGATATAGTTCTGCCGGCCGCGGCCATGCTCGAGAACGAGGGTTCTCTGACCAATACAGAGAGGCGCGTGCAGTGGAGCTTCCAGGCGGTAAAACCACCCGGAGAAGCAAGGCCCGACTGGTGGATTCTTAGCGAGGTCGGTAAGGCCATCGGTTTTGACAAGACCGGATCCGGTGGATTCGTCTACAATGATGCAGCCGACGTTCTCAGGGAAATCAACGCCTGTACTCCGCAGTATCGCGGTATAACTCCAGAGAGGCTCAAGGAGAACCTTGCAGGACTCCACTGGCCGTGCCCAAGCGAGGACCATCCAGGAACGAGGGTCCTCTACAAGGAGAAGTTCCTCACTCCCAGCGGAAAGGCCAACCTCGCGGCCGTTCCGGAGTACAAGGGACCAGTCGAAATGCCGGACGAAGAGTATCCGTTCCTCCTTACGACCCACAGATACGTCGGAATGTACCACACCGCAACCATGACCATGAGGAGCTGCGCACTCAAGAAGCGCTGGCCAGAACCCCTCGCCGAGATACACCCGGATGACGCAGTGAAGCTCGGAATAAAGAGTGGAGACTGGGTTAAGGTCGTCACAAGGAGAGGAGCATATCCGATTAAGGCAAAGGTCACCCGGGCTGTCAAGAAGGGCGTAATAGCTGTCCCGTGGCACTGGGGAGCAAACGTCCTCACCAACGATGCCCTCGACCCGGTAGCAAAGATACCGGAAACCAAAGCCTGTGCCTGTAATGTCGCCAAGATCACAGAAGAAGAGGCCAGGAAGCTCATGGAGAAACTCCCACCACTCATACCCAAGATTGAGGTCGTTAGGGGGTGA
- the fdhD gene encoding formate dehydrogenase accessory sulfurtransferase FdhD: MVELIKKVKILKWQDGLVPTEDYICVEETFEIFAVHEKDEEFLAELPASPNQLKELGAGFVVCGGYERPEDIVDVWVEGKEIYVKLKDTPATGELVVKHTPCGDPYRMKEGRILSRKGEEVKITPGLVLKISSTMTTLAETWRKTGGTHWAALFDLNANVVAFSEDIGRHNAVDKVVGYAVLNGLDLERLILASSGRMPYGMVRKAVNAGIPVVVTKSPPTDKGVELAREHGVTLIGFARGRRFNVYSGEHRLLF, encoded by the coding sequence GTGGTTGAGTTGATAAAGAAAGTGAAAATTCTCAAGTGGCAAGATGGGCTCGTTCCCACCGAGGACTATATCTGCGTCGAGGAGACCTTTGAAATCTTCGCAGTACACGAAAAGGACGAAGAGTTTCTCGCCGAACTTCCTGCTTCACCCAACCAGCTGAAGGAACTTGGAGCCGGATTCGTCGTGTGCGGAGGCTATGAAAGACCGGAGGACATAGTTGACGTATGGGTTGAGGGCAAGGAGATTTACGTGAAGTTGAAGGATACCCCCGCCACGGGCGAGCTGGTTGTGAAACACACCCCCTGCGGCGACCCCTACAGAATGAAGGAGGGCAGAATTCTCAGCAGGAAGGGCGAGGAAGTCAAAATAACCCCCGGCCTCGTATTGAAGATATCCTCCACGATGACAACGCTGGCTGAGACGTGGAGAAAGACAGGGGGCACCCACTGGGCGGCCCTCTTCGATTTGAACGCCAATGTCGTTGCCTTCAGCGAGGACATAGGCAGGCACAACGCCGTCGATAAGGTCGTAGGATACGCCGTCCTCAACGGACTCGACCTTGAAAGGCTTATCCTGGCATCGAGCGGCAGGATGCCATACGGCATGGTAAGAAAGGCAGTCAACGCGGGCATTCCAGTAGTGGTGACGAAATCACCGCCGACGGACAAGGGCGTGGAGCTCGCCAGGGAGCACGGGGTAACCCTAATAGGCTTCGCGAGGGGAAGGCGCTTCAACGTGTACTCCGGGGAGCATCGATTATTGTTCTAA
- a CDS encoding NADH-quinone oxidoreductase subunit B family protein has translation MIMEKLKVLHVDVGGCEGCNVSIIRAYPKLMDLIELDISYLRKDECKLDEYDVAIITGGACMNEPRILEELKEIREKAHTVVAFGSCATFSGILRFCRGGQEPRPDHRNFQPINSVIKVDYSIPGCPPTPQMLQSFFKFYINGDERRLRLFKVSADIKKLSGFDLIDDIVLTGLCIGCGACELSCPTNAIKLIDKRPNLVQEKCIRCGTCYIRCPRASQILSMGGAR, from the coding sequence ATGATTATGGAGAAGCTTAAGGTTCTTCATGTTGATGTAGGGGGTTGTGAGGGATGCAACGTCAGTATCATTCGCGCATATCCAAAGCTCATGGACTTGATAGAGCTCGACATATCATACCTGCGGAAGGATGAGTGTAAGCTCGACGAGTACGACGTGGCGATAATAACCGGTGGAGCATGTATGAACGAACCAAGGATTCTTGAAGAGCTAAAGGAGATAAGGGAAAAAGCTCACACTGTGGTGGCCTTCGGTTCGTGTGCAACCTTCAGCGGGATATTGCGCTTCTGCCGCGGCGGGCAGGAGCCAAGGCCCGACCACAGGAACTTCCAGCCCATAAACAGCGTGATTAAAGTTGATTACTCCATCCCGGGCTGCCCGCCAACACCACAGATGCTCCAGTCCTTCTTCAAGTTCTACATCAACGGTGACGAGAGAAGGCTGAGGCTCTTCAAGGTGAGTGCCGACATAAAGAAGCTGAGCGGCTTTGACCTGATAGACGATATAGTGCTTACGGGCCTCTGCATAGGTTGTGGTGCCTGTGAGCTGTCGTGCCCGACCAACGCAATCAAGCTGATAGACAAGAGGCCTAACCTCGTTCAGGAGAAGTGTATCCGCTGCGGCACCTGCTATATAAGGTGTCCGCGCGCCTCACAGATTCTGTCCATGGGTGGTGCGAGATGA
- a CDS encoding 4Fe-4S dicluster domain-containing protein, producing MARKTVFIDFSKCIECRACEVACEREHSGMSFISVFEWQEMAAMALNCRHCEKAPCVEVCPTNALYRDKDGAVLLAPQKCIGCLMCGIVCPFGIPELDLINKIMGKCDLCAHRRAEGKLPACVETCPTDALIYGDFNEIVKKRREKFTEKTIELAKTAERIPLTGV from the coding sequence ATGGCTAGAAAGACCGTCTTTATTGACTTTTCAAAGTGCATCGAGTGCCGCGCCTGTGAGGTAGCTTGCGAGCGCGAACACAGTGGAATGTCATTCATCAGCGTCTTTGAGTGGCAGGAAATGGCCGCTATGGCCCTCAACTGCCGCCACTGTGAGAAGGCTCCCTGTGTTGAGGTCTGTCCAACCAACGCCCTCTACCGCGACAAGGATGGAGCAGTCCTGCTCGCTCCACAGAAGTGTATCGGCTGTCTCATGTGCGGCATAGTCTGTCCCTTTGGAATACCCGAGCTCGATCTCATCAACAAGATAATGGGCAAATGTGACCTCTGCGCCCACAGGAGAGCCGAAGGAAAGCTTCCAGCCTGTGTTGAGACCTGTCCAACAGATGCTCTCATCTACGGCGACTTCAACGAGATAGTCAAGAAGAGAAGGGAGAAGTTTACGGAGAAAACCATAGAACTCGCCAAAACTGCAGAGCGCATCCCGCTGACGGGGGTGTGA
- a CDS encoding hydrogenase 4 subunit D: MEELFILSFSIPLVGGLLLFKLDGKRADYFMLITVILATILNLAGVYEFYSSGMPTIHKTLVSSTTLGEVYGLLIDPMSVCVGLVVITAGLLFMIYAKDYMSPENKEHPVYEDKGRFYAWMVLFIGATLAFIYSSSVLQLLIFFEIMSLACWGVAGYYGSKKAKRAAYKALLVTNFGAVIGLYTAVGIGITHLHDLSIFAYSGLNDSLKLVVFIGVMIAAFTKSAQFPLYSWLPDAMVAPTPASAFLHGAAMVEMGVYLLARFIQFMNPIPKEGFYVMAALIIATQIICILMYPLQKSAKRLLAYSTIAESGLMYVALATAVLGLQGGLQASMFQLFNHAYIKGLAFLTAGTFSYALGTLEMDRIKGLIKSPVVGYSWTFALLGLAGVPPFGVFFGKLGILSNAKAMEESVLIIAMFVLLLLDSAVFLMVSLKRIHGMVFSEGGEEVEITPLMKAVMVILLVLAMLAPYIAYPLIVKVGW, from the coding sequence ATGGAAGAGCTTTTTATTCTTTCCTTTTCAATTCCGCTGGTTGGAGGCCTTTTACTGTTCAAACTCGACGGTAAAAGAGCGGATTACTTCATGCTCATCACTGTCATCCTTGCCACAATACTCAATCTCGCGGGAGTTTATGAGTTCTATTCCTCTGGGATGCCTACTATACACAAAACTCTCGTGAGCTCCACAACCCTCGGTGAGGTCTACGGTCTCTTGATAGACCCAATGAGTGTGTGCGTTGGCCTGGTTGTGATAACAGCCGGACTGCTTTTTATGATCTATGCAAAAGACTATATGAGCCCGGAGAACAAAGAGCACCCAGTCTATGAGGATAAGGGTAGGTTTTACGCTTGGATGGTGCTCTTTATCGGAGCAACACTCGCATTCATTTACTCCTCGTCGGTTCTCCAGCTGCTGATATTCTTCGAAATTATGAGCCTCGCCTGTTGGGGTGTAGCAGGCTATTATGGAAGTAAAAAGGCCAAAAGGGCAGCATATAAAGCGTTGCTTGTTACCAACTTTGGAGCGGTGATAGGTCTATACACCGCGGTAGGTATAGGAATCACACACCTTCACGACCTGAGCATATTTGCATATTCTGGCCTCAATGACAGCCTTAAACTCGTCGTTTTTATCGGGGTCATGATAGCTGCTTTTACCAAGAGTGCCCAGTTTCCGCTTTATTCATGGCTCCCAGATGCAATGGTCGCCCCAACACCTGCTTCAGCCTTCCTCCACGGTGCAGCGATGGTTGAGATGGGTGTCTACCTGCTGGCCAGATTCATCCAGTTCATGAATCCCATACCCAAAGAAGGATTTTACGTCATGGCAGCCCTCATCATCGCCACTCAGATAATCTGCATCCTGATGTATCCTCTCCAGAAGAGCGCGAAGAGGCTGCTCGCCTACTCAACAATAGCAGAGTCTGGACTGATGTACGTGGCCCTTGCGACGGCAGTCCTCGGGTTGCAGGGGGGACTTCAGGCTTCAATGTTCCAGCTATTCAACCATGCCTACATCAAAGGTCTCGCTTTCCTGACGGCTGGAACGTTCAGCTACGCCCTGGGAACCCTTGAGATGGACAGGATAAAGGGCCTCATTAAATCCCCTGTGGTCGGCTACAGCTGGACCTTTGCCCTGCTTGGTTTAGCTGGCGTTCCACCATTCGGCGTGTTCTTCGGAAAGCTGGGAATACTCAGCAATGCCAAGGCAATGGAAGAGAGCGTCCTCATCATTGCCATGTTTGTTTTACTTCTCCTCGACTCAGCAGTGTTCCTCATGGTGTCTCTGAAGAGGATACACGGCATGGTCTTCAGCGAGGGCGGAGAAGAAGTCGAGATTACACCACTGATGAAGGCTGTGATGGTTATCCTGCTCGTCCTGGCCATGCTGGCCCCGTACATAGCGTATCCACTGATCGTCAAAGTGGGGTGGTGA
- a CDS encoding nickel-dependent hydrogenase large subunit has protein sequence MSEITLNKVCRIAGEAKLVLYEENGTVQDALFIATAPIRGFEKLVVGKNPLFAVEAVMRICGLCHASHGIAMSEAIENAIGIIPPRNGILMREALGLVNRIQSHMLEFLMVAGDLLIEEKREEVLFQLMDFHAKISDYLLKMGGAATHPPNLTVGGMFSVPKWSVFNNLKARLPKLTGQWEEIAHLLTDEDIQTEVADELREKKAENNYLVSSLFYGDRFNINAERIETMPYYEYRKDNPHSKESTTLIAFYGGEKVEAGPRARMKVYREFTDSSLYGLHTARVQDTTLALIRLEEILDSIKMDEPFRTKNIVFGPGKGVGVYEAPRGTLIHLIELGDEGRVVSSKIIVPTMFNIPVMEEMAKGLSVKAAEAVMRLYDPCIPCTTHVVRLGG, from the coding sequence TTGAGTGAGATTACCCTCAACAAAGTGTGCCGAATCGCCGGTGAGGCGAAGCTCGTGCTGTATGAGGAAAACGGAACAGTTCAAGATGCACTCTTCATCGCCACTGCCCCAATTAGGGGATTTGAGAAGCTTGTAGTAGGCAAAAATCCACTTTTCGCGGTCGAAGCTGTCATGAGAATCTGCGGTCTCTGTCATGCGTCCCACGGTATAGCGATGAGCGAGGCCATAGAAAATGCCATTGGAATAATACCACCAAGAAACGGAATACTGATGAGAGAAGCCCTCGGCCTCGTGAACAGGATTCAGAGCCACATGCTCGAGTTCCTCATGGTTGCTGGGGACCTGCTAATCGAGGAGAAAAGGGAAGAAGTTCTGTTCCAGCTCATGGACTTCCACGCCAAGATCAGCGACTACCTTCTCAAGATGGGAGGCGCAGCAACACATCCCCCAAACCTCACCGTGGGAGGAATGTTCTCTGTCCCCAAGTGGAGCGTCTTCAACAACCTCAAGGCACGCCTTCCAAAGCTGACCGGGCAGTGGGAAGAGATAGCACATTTGCTGACCGATGAGGACATCCAGACAGAAGTTGCTGATGAACTCAGGGAGAAGAAAGCGGAAAACAACTACCTGGTAAGCAGCCTGTTCTACGGGGACAGGTTCAACATAAACGCCGAGAGAATTGAGACAATGCCCTATTATGAATACAGAAAGGACAACCCCCACTCAAAGGAGTCCACCACACTCATAGCCTTCTACGGTGGGGAAAAGGTTGAAGCTGGCCCAAGGGCAAGGATGAAAGTTTACCGGGAGTTTACAGATTCTTCCCTCTATGGCCTTCACACCGCGAGGGTTCAGGATACAACGCTGGCACTCATTAGGCTTGAAGAAATCCTTGACAGCATAAAGATGGACGAGCCGTTCAGAACGAAGAACATAGTTTTCGGGCCAGGCAAGGGTGTTGGAGTCTACGAGGCACCAAGGGGAACACTCATCCACTTGATCGAACTTGGAGACGAGGGCAGGGTGGTTTCCTCCAAGATAATCGTCCCCACAATGTTCAACATTCCCGTGATGGAGGAGATGGCAAAAGGTCTGAGCGTTAAAGCGGCCGAGGCCGTTATGCGCCTATATGACCCATGTATTCCATGTACGACCCACGTTGTGAGGTTGGGGGGATGA
- a CDS encoding Coenzyme F420 hydrogenase/dehydrogenase, beta subunit C-terminal domain: MMSVSENLLGNVFGIYLARATDEEILKRKVASGGAVTALLAYALEKGLIDGVVTAKRTEGLEGQAVVARTREELLETAGNKWSIVPFASRMKAKIEEEDLKNVAVVCLPCQAQFFGQMRDFPLLESDFGERIKYIVSLFCIGTFAFEAFLNYLRMKHGIMAQDIKDIVLKGDFLEIYHGDSVLSLPIKEVYSYLQAGCLVCTDYTGTWSDISAGFVESERGWTVLITRNLKAEELVKSAEKDGYIELRDGSHVMGEVLKAAREKLARAQKNMMYLL; the protein is encoded by the coding sequence ATGATGAGCGTTTCAGAAAATCTTTTGGGAAACGTCTTTGGAATTTATCTTGCGCGGGCAACCGATGAGGAAATACTCAAAAGAAAGGTTGCCAGCGGCGGTGCGGTTACAGCCCTCTTAGCCTACGCCCTGGAGAAGGGCCTCATAGATGGCGTTGTAACGGCCAAAAGGACAGAGGGGTTGGAGGGTCAGGCTGTAGTTGCGAGGACAAGGGAGGAGCTCCTTGAAACTGCCGGAAACAAGTGGAGCATAGTGCCCTTCGCCTCCAGGATGAAGGCCAAGATAGAGGAGGAAGACCTAAAGAACGTTGCCGTGGTCTGCCTCCCCTGCCAGGCCCAGTTCTTCGGCCAGATGAGGGACTTCCCACTCCTGGAAAGCGATTTCGGAGAGAGGATAAAGTACATCGTTAGTCTCTTCTGCATAGGAACATTCGCATTCGAGGCATTCCTCAACTACCTCAGGATGAAGCACGGCATAATGGCCCAGGATATCAAGGACATAGTCCTTAAGGGGGACTTCCTCGAGATATACCACGGCGATTCAGTGCTCTCACTGCCGATAAAAGAGGTTTACTCATACCTCCAAGCCGGCTGTCTGGTCTGTACTGACTACACCGGAACCTGGAGCGACATCTCGGCCGGCTTCGTGGAGAGCGAGAGGGGATGGACTGTCCTCATAACGCGCAACCTTAAGGCAGAAGAGCTCGTTAAGAGCGCCGAGAAGGACGGATACATAGAGCTGCGCGACGGCTCCCACGTGATGGGAGAAGTCCTCAAAGCGGCCAGGGAAAAGCTTGCGAGAGCGCAGAAGAACATGATGTATCTGCTCTGA